Below is a genomic region from Sphingopyxis terrae subsp. terrae NBRC 15098.
GGCTCTCGCCTCGATCGGGCTGATGCTCGCCGGGCCGGCGGCGCACGCACAGATGACATCGGTCGATCCCAATACGGCGATCGATTCTGACCTCAACAATCCGGCGCCCCCGCCGCCTCCCCCCCCCGCCACGACGACCAGCGACCCGTCGCTCGACAGCGACCTTGCGACCGGTGCCGAACAATATTCGGTCACCTCACCCGACGCGAGCACGACCACCGCTGCGCCTGCAACGGGAACGACGGCCGCCGATGGCACCACATACAAGGAAGACGATCTGATCGGCGCCGCCGAAGGCGTCTTCGGCAAGGGCGCGCAGGGCCTCGCCGGCCTCATCGAAGATATTCTGAAGAAGCAGGGCGAGCCCAACGCTTATATCGTCGGCCGCGAAGCTGGCGGCGCGCTTGGTATCGGGCTGCGCTACGGATCGGGCACACTGTACCACAAGATCGAGGGTGAACGCCCCGTCTACTGGACCGGTCCCTCGATCGGCTTCGACGCGGGCGCCAATGCCGGCAACACCTTCGTGCTGGTCTACAATCTGTTCGACAGCGAGGATCTCTACAAACGTTATCCGGCGGGCGAAGGCGCCGCCTATCTCATTGGCGGCTTCAATGCGAGCTATCTGCGGCGCGGCGACGTAGTCCTCATCCCGATCCGCGTCGGCGTCGGCGCGCGGCTCGGCGCCAATATCGGCTATATGAAATTCCGCAAAAAACAGAGCTGGGTGCCCTTCTGAAGCACCCGCCACCCCCAAAGGGCGATGGGCCCGCGTCTCCGGACGCGGGCCTTTTTCTTTGGAGGGAAGCCGCGTTGCGGCGCGGTGGGATATGACTGGAATCGGCCCTTAAGCAGACTCTAGCTCAATCTTTTGATCCGCCTCTCGGGGCACGATCCATCCGAATATCACTGGCACCAAGCTGATGATTGATCCGCCGATGTTGAAAGCTACATGATCCGAAAGATGCCATGTTGGTCCGATGCCAAACTGGAGGATCATCAAAAGCAACCACGCAGTGGATAGCTTCGCATCGCGAAGGCGATGATAAGTCATTATCGTCAGGGCAATCCCGGCAACGACTGCAACGAGAAAGATAAACCACGCGGGAATGCCGGCCGATATTTGCCGACGCTAAAGCAACGCCAGTAATTGCTACAAGCGCTGCCGAACCAATCCGGTAGCGCGACCTCTCCCCGTAGCGTCTCACATTCATCGGCATCATCAACAGCCTAAGATATGATCCGTCCACTGACCACTTCAAATCCGCCGCACCTCAATCGCCGTCGAAGGCGATCAGCGTTTCGCATGCGAGGCCCGCGGCCTCGAGCCGCTGCGAGCCGCCAAGGTCGGGAAGGTCGATGACGAACAGCGCCGCGGCGACGTCGGCGCCGACGCTGCGCATCAATTCGGCGGTCGCGAGAATGGTCCCGCCGGTGGCGAGCAGATCATCGACCAGCACGACGCGGTGGCCCTCGGTGACGGCGCCTTCGTGCAGCTCGAGCCGGTCGGTGCCATATTCCAGTTCATAGTCGACGCCGATGGTCACGCCGGGCAGCTTGCCGGCTTTGCGCACCGGCACCAGCCCGATACCGAGCGCGGTCGCCATCGCCGCGCCGAACAGAAAACCGCGCGCCTCTATCGCCACGATCAGGTCGGGGCGATAGCGGGCCGCGCGGTCTGCCAGGCGGCGGACGCTTTCGGAAAAGCCCGCCGCGTCGCCGATCAATGTCGTGATGTCGCGAAACTGGATCCCGGGTTTCGGGAAATCGGGGATCGTGCGCACCAGCCCCGAAAGGTCGAGGTCGGGACGCGGCGGAACGGCGATCATCCTCGACCGCCCTTCGCTATGCCCGCGTCCCCAATCCTCAATGTTCCTTGCCGGCCCAGATGTTCCGGTACGACAGATAGGCAAGGATGGTGAAGATCAGAAGGTAGAGGAACACGGCCCAGCCGGTCCACACGCGCTTCACCAGCTTGGGTTCTGCCGTCCACACAAGGAAGGCGGTCACGTCCTTTGCCATGCTCTTGAGGTCGTTCGGCGAACCGTCCGCGAAGGTCACCTGACCATCGGCCAGCGGCGGTGCCATCGCGAGGTTGAGGTTCGCGAAATAGGGGTTGTAGTGCAGGCCGGTCGCCGGCTGCAGTTCCTTCGGCAGGTTCGCCGGCGGGTTCTGGAAGCCGGTGATCAGCGAATAGACGTAATTCTTGCCGTCTTCGCGCGCCTTGGTGATCAGCGAAAGATCGGGCGGCAGCGCATTGTTGTTCGCCGCGCGCGCCGCGGTTTCGTTCGCATAGGGCGCCGGGAAGTGATCCGACGGCAGGCCGGTGCGGGTCGCCGGCTCGCCCGTGTCGGGGTTGATCGACGGGATATTATCATAGCTTTTGGCAAAGCTCTTCACCTGACCCTCGGTATAGCCGAGTTCGGCGATGTCGCGGAACGCGACGAGATTCAGGCTGTGACAGGCCGAGCATACTTCCTTGTACACCTGCATCCCGCGCTGCAGCTGGGCCTTGTCCCAATGCGGGAACATGCCGTCGCTGGCGAGCGCGAGGTGGCGCGGGTGCTTGTGGAATTCATGCACCGCGTTGGGCTCGTTCGAGAGCGGCGTGGTGAAGATCGCGCACAGCAGCGCCAGGATGAAACCCAGGCCGACGAGAAATCCGAGCGGACGAACCATGGCTGTATCAGCTCCTATAAAAGTCCGGCGCTCAGGCCGTTGCCGGGGCCGACGACGCGTCGGCATTCTTGGCGAGGACCGCCTCGGTGATCGAATTCGGCATCGGAAGCGGCCGTTCGATCCGCGAGATGATCGGCAGGATGATCAGGAAGTGCGCAAAATAATAGGCCGCGCACAGCTGGCTGAGGATCACATAGGGCTGCTCCGCCGGGCTCTTGCCGCAATAGCCCAGGATGAACACGTCGACGACGAGGATCCAGAAGAAGATGCGGTTGAGCGGACGATAGTTCGACGACTTCACCGGCGAGCTGTCGAGCCACGGCAGGAAGAAGAGCAGCGCGATCGCCGCGAACATCGCGATGACGCCCCACAGCTTCGCATCGATCCACAGGAAGTTGAAGGTGAAGGCGCGCAGAATCGCGTAGAACGGCCAGAAATACCATTCGGGAACGATGTGCGCCGGCGTCGAAAGCGGATTCGCCGGGATATAATTGTCCGGGTGACCGAGCAGGTTCGGGCTGAAGAAGGTCAGCGCCACGAAGATCATCAGGAACACGCCGAGGCCGAAACCGTCCTTCGCGGTGTAATAGGGATGGAAGGGGACGGTGTCCTGTTCGTCCTTCACCTCGATACCGGTCGGGTTCGACGAGCCCGGGATATGCAGCGCCCAGATGTGCAGGATGATGACGCCCGCGATCACGAAGGGCAGCAGATAGTGGAGCGAGAAGAAGCGGTTGAGCGCGGCGTTGTCCGGCGCAAAACCGCCGAGCAGCCAGACGCGGATCGGTTCGCCCACGGCGGGTATCGCCGAGAAGAAGCCGGTGATCACCTGCGCGCCCCAGAAGCTCATCTGGCCCCAGGGAAGGACATAGCCCATGAAGGCGGTCGCCATCATCAGGAGGAAGATCACGACGCCGAGCAGCCACACCATTTCGCGCGGCGCCTTATACGAACCGTAATAAAGGCCGCGGAAGATGTGCAGATAGACGACGATGAAGAACATGCTCGCGCCGTTCATATGCGCGTAGCGCAGGAACCAGCCGGCGTTCACGTCGCGCATGATATGCTCGACCGAGTTGAACGCGACGCCCGCATTGGCGGCATAATGCATCGCCAGCACGATGCCGGTGATGATCTGGATCGCGAGCGCGGCCCCGGCGAGGACGCCGAAGTTCCAGAAATAGTTGAGGTTGCGCGGCACCGGATAGCCGGCCCCGATCGCATTATAAACGAGACGCGGCAGCGGCAGCTTCGCGTCGAGCCACTTCATCAGCGGCTGCTGGGGTTCATAGTTCTTGGCCCAGGGAAAGCTCATCTTATCTCGCTCCTCAGCCGATCGTCACGACGGTGTCGCTGTTGAATTCATAAGGCGGCACGAACAGATTCTTCGGCGCCGGGCCTTTGCGGATACGCGCCGCGGTGTCGTAGTGCGAACCGTGGCACGGGCAGAAATAGCCACCATAATCGCCGCGCGGCTCGCCCTCGGCGGCGCCGAGCGGCACGCAGCCCAAGTGGGTGCAGACGCCTAGCGTGATCAGCCAGTTTTCCTTGCCGGGCTTGGTGCGCTCGTCGAGCGTCTGCGGATCGCGCAGATCGCTCAGTGGCACCTTCTTCGCCTCGGCGATTTCGACGGGCGTCAGGTTGCGGACGAACACCGGCTGCTTGCGCCAGCTCGTCTTGATCGCCTGACCCGACTGGATCGCGGAAATGTCGATTTCGGTCGACGACAGCGCCAGCACGTCCGCCGACGGATTCATCTGGTTCACCAGCGGCAAAACGACGGTGGCCGCACCAACACCCGCGAAGCTGACCGCCGCGATATTGATGAAGTCCCGGCGCCGCACGCCATCCTCGATGCCGGCGTTAAGATTGGATTCACTGGCCATTCGATTGCCCTTGCGCTGGGTGAACTGACAATGGTTCTCGGAAAACTGGCCACCCCGTTTTACGCGCGCAAAGCGTCGCAAATCCCGGCGGCCCCTCCGGGAATTGCGGGCCTGATAGCCGCACACAACAGCCTTGCCAACAGGCAATTTCCGCTTTGTGACCGCTATGTTGCCCCCTCTCGATTCCGCAGGCGCGCGAAGCTAAGGCGGAGCGATGCAAATCGCCCTGTTTCAGCCCGACATCGCCGGTAACGTCGGCACCATCCTGCGAACCGCGGCCTGTCTCGGCGCGCGCGCGCACATCATCGAACCGTGCGGCTTTCCTTTTTCCGACCAGGCACTGCGCCGCGCCGGAATGGATTATGCCGTGCGCGCCAATGTGCAGCGGCACGCCGATTGGGCGGGCTTCGGCGACTGGAACCGGGCCGAAGGCGGGCGGCTGGTGCTGATGACCACCGCGGGCGCGACCGCCCTGCCCGATTTCGTGTTTCAAGAGGGCGACGTGCTGCTGCTCGGCGCGGAGTCGTCGGGCGTCCCCGCGCATGTCCATGCCGCCGCGGCGGCGCGGGTCGCGATTCCGATGCGGCCGGGCTTTCGGTCCTTGAATGTCGCGGTCGCGGCTGGCATCGCGCTGGCCGAGGCACTCCGGCAGACGAAAGGCTTTGCGTCATGATTTCGCTCGATCCCCAGCAACAGGCGGCGCGCGACTGGTTCGAGTCGCTGCGCGACCGGATCTGCGCCGCGTTCGAGGCGATCGAGGCCGAGGCGGGCAGCGACGCGCGCTTTACCTATACGCCGTGGGACCGCGAGGCCGAGGGTATTGCGGCGGGCGAAGGCGGCGGCGGCGTGCGCGGGGTGATGACCGGCCAGGTTTTCGAGAAAGTCGGGGTCAATGTTTCGACCGTCGCGGGCGAGTTCGCGCCCGATTTCGCCCAGTCGATCAACGGCGCCGAAAGCGACCCGCGCTTCTTCGCCACCGGCATCAGCCTCGTCGCGCATATGGCCAATCCGCATGTTCCGGCGGTGCATATGAACACCCGCTTTCTCGCGACGACTAGGCGCTGGTTCGGCGGCGGTGCCGACCTCAACCCGCCCATCCCCTATGCCGAGGACACCGACGCCTTTCATGCGCGGCTGCGCGCCGCCTGCGCGCCCTTCGGTCCCGATGCCTATGCCCGCTATTCGAAATGGGCGGAGGATTATTTCTATATCCCGCATCGCGGCGTCCATCGCGGCGTCGGAGGGATCTTCTACGATCATCTCGAATGCGCCGACGATGCAGGCTTCGACCGCAATTTCGAGTTCACCCGCGCCGTGGGCGAGGCCTTCCTCGACATCTTCCCTCATATCGTGCGGCGCCGGATGGACCAGCCCTTTACCGAAGCCGAGCGCGAGGAGCAACTGGTGTGGCGCGGTCGCTACGCCGAATTCAACCTCGTCTACGACCGCGGCACGCTGTTCGGGCTCAAGACCGGCGGCAATATCGACGCGATCCTGATGAGTCTGCCGCCGCTCGCCAAATGGAGCTGACGAAAAAGGGGCGCCGCGTCGGCTGCGGGCGCCCCTGAATCTTGCGATATTGACCGTCGATCAGGCGAATACGCTGCCCGCATCGACGGGCCCGAGCGCGCGGTAGATGCCCGCCGGAATCCCGACCTGCAGATAGGCGACGGGAATGCTCATCACGATGCTGCCGACGATCAGGCCGACCATCGATCCCGCGCCCGGCATCCCGCCGCTCGCAAAAACCGAAAAGCCGACCACCGCGCCAAGGATCATCGCGATCACCAGGAAGGCGATGCCCAGCAGGATGAAATAGGCAAAGATCTTCCACTGCGCCGCGCCGGTGATCCGCCACGATTCGGACAGGCCGGTCAGGACGTTGAAGGTCCGCTTGTCGGCCATGATCGGCCCGGTGCAGCACAGCCGCGCCGCGAGCCAGACGATGAACAGCAGGAACAGCGGCACGAGGATCAACATCGCGAAGCCCATCCCTGCCAGCGCCGATTCGCTCGGCTGGCGGCCGCGAAGCAGCGCCGGCGCAAAGGCGCCGCCGAAGAGCAGAAAACCGATGATGCCGATCACGAAGAGGATCGCCGCCGTGAAAAGCAGCACGGGCAGCGCGGCGACCAGCCCATAGCCGAGGGCCCCCCCGACATTTTCCTGACCATCGCTAAAGCCCAACCGCCACGAAGCAAAATAGCTGCCCGTCTGGAGGATGTAATTGACCAGGCCCAGCAGCATCGCAAAACCGCTGAACGCGGCGAAAGCCCCTGCCCCGCTCGTCATCCGCGCCGGATCGAAGGCGGCCATGCCGCCGCCGAGCGCGAGTTGCAGGATCAGCGGCACCGCGATGCCGACGCCGATCAGCGCGATGGCATGCTCGGCGGCACGGCCGCTGAAAAAGCTGGTCGCATAGGACCAGGCCTGACTGATGCTGATATTATTCACATCCATTCTCCCCTGTTGGACATGGTCAGGCGAAAATATCTCCCGCCTGGGTTGTCGCCAGCTGCCGATAGGCGGCCGCCGAAATCGCGATCGAGATCATCGTCGCGACGAGCCCGAAGCCCGCTTCGACCAACCCGCCGAGCATCTTGCCGACGCTGCCCGCGCCGCCGATCATGCCGACGAGCCCGCCCACCAGCGAGGCGGCGATGATGACGACCAGCGTGACGAGAAACAGGAAGAGGAAAATGCGCCAGCCATTGCCGCGCGTCATCTGCCAGCTCGTCGCGATCACCTCGACCGGATTGCGGATCGCGCGGTCGGCGACCAGCGGCGCGACGAAAGCGAGCCGCCCGATCAGATAAAGCCCCGGAATGACGAGCAGCAGAAAGCCGACGCCCAGCATCAGGCCGGTCAATATCTGCACCGCCACGATGGTGAGCAGCATCGAGGCGGCAAAGCCCAGCGCCTCGCCGACGCTGGTGCTCGACCGCGACAGCCACAGCCGCATGATCGCCACTGTCCCGAACATGGTGAACAGCGCAACGCCGATCTGATACGGCAGCATCTGAAGGATATTCTGCCGCATTGCTGCGGTCAGCTGGTCGATCGTCGCTTCGGCGGGCGGCTCGATCGGCGCCGGGCCGAACCAGGCCACCGCAAGCGCCGGCAGGAACAGGAAAACCGCCGCGATGGTGCCGGTGAGCGGGCGGTGCGCCTTCAGAAGCTGAATGGCATCGTCCCACGCCGCGCCCATATCGAATTTTGCCATTGATACCCCGTCATTTATCGCTTCGGATTGGCGCTGAACCTGACTGGCTTCGCGGCCAAAGTCCAGCCCCGTTCGGTGCGGTTGCCGCCCCCTTGCGCTTCGCGCCCGCGCGGGGCAGAAGCCGCGCGATGTCCGCGCTCCCGCCTCCCGAATGGACCGTTTCGCCCGGCCTTGTCGATTATCCCGCCGCGCTTGTCGATATGGAGGCGCGCGCCGCCGCGATCCATGCAGGCACGGCGGGCGAGCGCATCTGGCTGCTCGAACATCCGCCGCTCTATACCGCCGGGACCAGCGCCGACCCCGCTGAGCTGCTCGACCCGCGCTTTCCGGTCTATGACGCGGGCCGCGGCGGGCGCTACACTTATCATGGCCCCGGCCAGCGCGTCGGCTATGTTCAGCTCGACCTCGCGCAGCGCGGGCGCGACGTGCGCGCCTATGTCCATGCGCTCGAAGGCTGGGTGATCGACGCGCTCGCGCGGCTCGGCGTCGAAGCGCGCCGCGCCGAGGGGCGGATCGGCATCTGGACCGATGACCGCGACGGCCGCGAGGCCAAGATCGGCGCGATCGGCGTCCGCGTCCGGCGCTGGGTGACGCTCCACGGCTTTTCGCTCAACGTCGCGCCCGACATGACGCATTTCGGCGGCATCGTACCATGCGGCATCGCCGAATTTCCGGTGACGAGCCTGGCGGAGCTTGGTCGCCCCGCTGATTTCGCCGCAGTCGACGCCGCGCTCGCCGACGCCCTTCCGGCCTTTCTCGACAAGCTCGCGGCCAGCGATTAGGACCGGCACATGACGCGGATCATCCTCACCTCGCTCCTCACCCTGTCGCTCGCCGCCTGCGGAGGCAGCGAAGGCAGCAAGACCACGACCAAGCTCGACGCGGTCGAGGTCGAACCCGGCGCGATCAGCGACTCGATGATCGTCCTCGACAATGCGGCGAGCGACGGCACCGCGGTCGACACAAGCGTACCGAGCGACAATATGAAAAAGCCCGACAGCAAGGCCGACGACGAAAGCGCCGACAGCAGCAGCAGCGATGCAGCGCCCGCGGATCAGAGCGACAATCCCGACGCCGTTCCCGCTCCGGCGGCAAAGAAGGCCCAGGTCGACAGCCAGTAGGGCGGTCGCGAGCCTCTTCGCTCAGCGCAGCCCCAGCGTCTTGTGCGTCTGGAGCGACAGGCGCCAGCGCGGATCGCGCATCACCAGATCGATACAGTTCCGGACATTGTCCGCGGCATTGGCATCGTCGAGCGGCTGGATCAGCCGATGCGCAAAATCGAGTTCTGCGAGCCGTTCGACATCGCTTCCCGGCTGCGGCCACACCAGCTTGAGTTCGTCGCCGCTCGTCTGGACCAGTTCGCTGCCTGCCTTGGGACTGATACAGATCCAGTCGATCAGCCGCGGCACCGGCAGCGTACCGTTGCTTTCGATCGCGACGGTGAAGCCCTCGCCATGCAGCGCCTCGATCAGCGCATCGTCGACCTGCAACATCGGCTCGCCGCCGGTGAGCACGACATAGCGGTCCCCTTGCGCCGCCCCCCATGTTTCGCCAATCCGCTCCGCCAGCGCCGCAGCATCGGCATATTTGCCGCCCAGCGTCCCGTCGGTGCCGACGAAATCGGTGTCGCAGAATTTGCAGATCGCCCTGGCGCGGTCCTGCTCGCGCCCCGTCCACAGGTTGCAACCCGCAAAGCGGCAGAAGACCGCGCGCCGTCCGGCCTGCGCCCCCTCGCCCTGCAGCGTCAGGAATATTTCCTTGACCGCATAGGTCATGGGTCAGGCCTCGACTGCGTAGCGCGTCGGGTCGGCGAGCCCGGCGTCGGCGAAGCCCTTGCGGCGCAGGCGGCAGCTGTCACACAGGCCGCAATGCAGTCCCTCGGGCGTCGGGTCGTAACAGGACCAGCTCATCCCCGCATCCATGCCGAGCCGCGCCGCCTCGGCCGCGATGTCGGCCTTGGTCATATGCTGCAGCGGCGCATGGATCACAAAATCGACCCCCTTGTCGCCGTCGCGCGTCGCGAGCTGCGCGAGATGCTGGAAGCCCGCGATGAATTCGGGGCGGCAATCGGGATAGCCTGAATAGTCGAGCGCGTTGACGCCGATGAAGATGTCCTGCGACCGCCGCGCTTCGGCGAGGCCGAGCGTCAGCGACAGGAAGATCAGGTTGCGCGCGGGAACATAGGTGACGGGAATATCCTCGCACACGCCGTCCTTGGGCACATCGATGTCGGCGGTCAGCGCCGACCCGCCGAAGCGCCGCAGATCGAGCGGCAGCACGATATGCTCGGCCGCGCCCACCGCCGTCGCAATCCGCGCCGCCGAGTCCAGCTCGACGCGGTGCCGCTGGTTGTAATCGACGGTCAGTGCAACGATCCGTGCCCCCGCCTCGCGCGCCAGTCCTGCGCAAACCATCGAGTCCAGACCGCCCGACAGAAGGACGATCACCGTTTTTCCGGAAAGATCCTGCATCGCGGCGCGATACGCCCGCGCCGCGCTTCGCGCAAGACCGCGATTTGTGCGGCGCACCAAAGAAAATGGGCCGCGCGTCGTTCGACGAGCGGCCCAGTGCGGCATGAATGCCGTTAGGGAGAAGGACACACATCGGCGTGTCGCAATCCCCCTTCTAGCGAAGGATGGTTAACAAAAGGTTTGTTTCAGCAGCCGCCGGCGCGGCGCGCCTCGATCGCCTGCGAGAAGGGCTTGCCGTCGGCGATCCCCTGCGTGTCGATCTGAACGAGGCGGTTCGTTTCGCTGCGGATCGTGGTGCGGCCATGCCCGGCGCCGGGGCAGGTGTAATGCACCGTCACCGATGTCGGCGTATCCTCGATCACATAGCGCGAGCAGGTCGCGCGCGGATGATAGACCTGGATCAGGCGGCGCGCGTCACCCAGACATACGGTCTGGAGTACCGCATCCGTGCCGCGCTCGCGCAGCTGCCAACTGCCCTTTTCCAGCCGGTCGAGCATGGCCAGCGTCGGCGCCTGCGCAGGCACCGCGCTCGCCGCTCCGGTCAGGGCAAGCGCCATCGCCGATATGCGAAACATGGGAGAGAAGATCGTCATTTTCACCTTGTCCACCGGCCGTTCCGTGTGGAACGGCAACGACGCCGCGCATCACCTAATCATCAAACCCGCATATTTCAACCATTCAGCGCACGCATGCCTCGCTTCATCGACGGCCCGTGCGTCAGTGGCGGGTCGCGATCTCGGCGAGCGGGACGGGGAACAACCGCGAACAAAAGGCGCAATCGACCTGGATGATCCCCTCTTCGTCGGCCATTTCCTGCCGTTCGGCTTCGGGAAACTGTGCCAGCACCCGCGCATAATGGTCGATGTTGCAGCGGCAGCCGCGCGACACCGCCACGCCGGGTTCGACGCGCACTTCCTCTTCGTGGAACAGCCGCCACGCCAACGTCTCGAGCGAGGCCGCGGCGTCGGTCAGTTCCTCGTCCTTCAGCGTCGCCGCAATCGTGCGCGCATGGTCCCATTCGGGATGATCGGCGCGCGCTTCGATCCGGTCGCGCCCGACCTCGCCGTCAGGCAGATGCTGCAGCAGCAGCCCGCCGGCGACACAGCCGAGCTCAGCGTCGTGCCGCGCGCAAAGGCGGACGAGGCTCGGTATCTGCTCGGACTGCTCGAAATAATGTTCGGCGGCATCGGCGATCGACGATCCTTCGAGCGGGACGATCCCCTGCCAGCGCTCGCCGCTCACCGCCTGATCGAAGGTGATCGCCAGAAAACCCTCGCCGAACAGACCGAACAGCGTCGGATCGGGGCCGACCTCGGCCAGTCGTTCGACATCGAACTTCAGATAGCCACGCAGCTCGCCAGCGCGATAATCGCAGACGAGCAGATCGACGGGACCGCCGCCGGTCTGCGCCTGCAGCGTCATCTGGCTTTCATCGTCCTTGAGCGTCGAACCGAGCAGCACGGTCAGCACTAGCGCCTCGGCGAGCAGCTTTTCCATCACCGGCGGATAGCTGTGCGCCGCCATGATGCGGTTGAGCACCGGCCCCAGCCGCACGAAGCGGCCGCGGACATGCCGCTCGGCGATGGTGAAGATCAGGGGTTCGTCGAACCAGGTTTCGCGCGTCTCGCTCACAATTTCCCCAACGCCCACAAAAGAACCGATTTCTGTGCATGGACGCGGTTTTCCGCCTCGTCCCACACGCGCGACTGCGCGCCGTCGATCACCGCATCGACCACCTCTTCGCCGCGATGCGCGGGCAGGCAGTGGAGGAAGAGCGCATCGCCCTTCGCCTTGCCCATCAATCGCTCATCGACCTGATAGGGCGCCATTGCGGCCAGTTTGTTGTGGGCATGGTCCTGCCCCATCGACACCCAGGTATCGGTGACGACGATATCGGCGCCCG
It encodes:
- a CDS encoding DUF1134 domain-containing protein, which codes for MRNALTNLAVAALASIGLMLAGPAAHAQMTSVDPNTAIDSDLNNPAPPPPPPPATTTSDPSLDSDLATGAEQYSVTSPDASTTTAAPATGTTAADGTTYKEDDLIGAAEGVFGKGAQGLAGLIEDILKKQGEPNAYIVGREAGGALGIGLRYGSGTLYHKIEGERPVYWTGPSIGFDAGANAGNTFVLVYNLFDSEDLYKRYPAGEGAAYLIGGFNASYLRRGDVVLIPIRVGVGARLGANIGYMKFRKKQSWVPF
- a CDS encoding adenine phosphoribosyltransferase; translated protein: MIAVPPRPDLDLSGLVRTIPDFPKPGIQFRDITTLIGDAAGFSESVRRLADRAARYRPDLIVAIEARGFLFGAAMATALGIGLVPVRKAGKLPGVTIGVDYELEYGTDRLELHEGAVTEGHRVVLVDDLLATGGTILATAELMRSVGADVAAALFVIDLPDLGGSQRLEAAGLACETLIAFDGD
- a CDS encoding cytochrome c1, with protein sequence MVRPLGFLVGLGFILALLCAIFTTPLSNEPNAVHEFHKHPRHLALASDGMFPHWDKAQLQRGMQVYKEVCSACHSLNLVAFRDIAELGYTEGQVKSFAKSYDNIPSINPDTGEPATRTGLPSDHFPAPYANETAARAANNNALPPDLSLITKAREDGKNYVYSLITGFQNPPANLPKELQPATGLHYNPYFANLNLAMAPPLADGQVTFADGSPNDLKSMAKDVTAFLVWTAEPKLVKRVWTGWAVFLYLLIFTILAYLSYRNIWAGKEH
- a CDS encoding cytochrome b, translating into MSFPWAKNYEPQQPLMKWLDAKLPLPRLVYNAIGAGYPVPRNLNYFWNFGVLAGAALAIQIITGIVLAMHYAANAGVAFNSVEHIMRDVNAGWFLRYAHMNGASMFFIVVYLHIFRGLYYGSYKAPREMVWLLGVVIFLLMMATAFMGYVLPWGQMSFWGAQVITGFFSAIPAVGEPIRVWLLGGFAPDNAALNRFFSLHYLLPFVIAGVIILHIWALHIPGSSNPTGIEVKDEQDTVPFHPYYTAKDGFGLGVFLMIFVALTFFSPNLLGHPDNYIPANPLSTPAHIVPEWYFWPFYAILRAFTFNFLWIDAKLWGVIAMFAAIALLFFLPWLDSSPVKSSNYRPLNRIFFWILVVDVFILGYCGKSPAEQPYVILSQLCAAYYFAHFLIILPIISRIERPLPMPNSITEAVLAKNADASSAPATA
- the petA gene encoding ubiquinol-cytochrome c reductase iron-sulfur subunit; protein product: MASESNLNAGIEDGVRRRDFINIAAVSFAGVGAATVVLPLVNQMNPSADVLALSSTEIDISAIQSGQAIKTSWRKQPVFVRNLTPVEIAEAKKVPLSDLRDPQTLDERTKPGKENWLITLGVCTHLGCVPLGAAEGEPRGDYGGYFCPCHGSHYDTAARIRKGPAPKNLFVPPYEFNSDTVVTIG
- a CDS encoding tRNA (cytidine(34)-2'-O)-methyltransferase — its product is MQIALFQPDIAGNVGTILRTAACLGARAHIIEPCGFPFSDQALRRAGMDYAVRANVQRHADWAGFGDWNRAEGGRLVLMTTAGATALPDFVFQEGDVLLLGAESSGVPAHVHAAAAARVAIPMRPGFRSLNVAVAAGIALAEALRQTKGFAS
- the hemF gene encoding oxygen-dependent coproporphyrinogen oxidase, translating into MISLDPQQQAARDWFESLRDRICAAFEAIEAEAGSDARFTYTPWDREAEGIAAGEGGGGVRGVMTGQVFEKVGVNVSTVAGEFAPDFAQSINGAESDPRFFATGISLVAHMANPHVPAVHMNTRFLATTRRWFGGGADLNPPIPYAEDTDAFHARLRAACAPFGPDAYARYSKWAEDYFYIPHRGVHRGVGGIFYDHLECADDAGFDRNFEFTRAVGEAFLDIFPHIVRRRMDQPFTEAEREEQLVWRGRYAEFNLVYDRGTLFGLKTGGNIDAILMSLPPLAKWS
- a CDS encoding glycerophosphoryl diester phosphodiesterase membrane domain-containing protein; amino-acid sequence: MAKFDMGAAWDDAIQLLKAHRPLTGTIAAVFLFLPALAVAWFGPAPIEPPAEATIDQLTAAMRQNILQMLPYQIGVALFTMFGTVAIMRLWLSRSSTSVGEALGFAASMLLTIVAVQILTGLMLGVGFLLLVIPGLYLIGRLAFVAPLVADRAIRNPVEVIATSWQMTRGNGWRIFLFLFLVTLVVIIAASLVGGLVGMIGGAGSVGKMLGGLVEAGFGLVATMISIAISAAAYRQLATTQAGDIFA
- the lipB gene encoding lipoyl(octanoyl) transferase LipB, whose translation is MSALPPPEWTVSPGLVDYPAALVDMEARAAAIHAGTAGERIWLLEHPPLYTAGTSADPAELLDPRFPVYDAGRGGRYTYHGPGQRVGYVQLDLAQRGRDVRAYVHALEGWVIDALARLGVEARRAEGRIGIWTDDRDGREAKIGAIGVRVRRWVTLHGFSLNVAPDMTHFGGIVPCGIAEFPVTSLAELGRPADFAAVDAALADALPAFLDKLAASD
- the queE gene encoding 7-carboxy-7-deazaguanine synthase → MTYAVKEIFLTLQGEGAQAGRRAVFCRFAGCNLWTGREQDRARAICKFCDTDFVGTDGTLGGKYADAAALAERIGETWGAAQGDRYVVLTGGEPMLQVDDALIEALHGEGFTVAIESNGTLPVPRLIDWICISPKAGSELVQTSGDELKLVWPQPGSDVERLAELDFAHRLIQPLDDANAADNVRNCIDLVMRDPRWRLSLQTHKTLGLR
- the queC gene encoding 7-cyano-7-deazaguanine synthase QueC; this encodes MQDLSGKTVIVLLSGGLDSMVCAGLAREAGARIVALTVDYNQRHRVELDSAARIATAVGAAEHIVLPLDLRRFGGSALTADIDVPKDGVCEDIPVTYVPARNLIFLSLTLGLAEARRSQDIFIGVNALDYSGYPDCRPEFIAGFQHLAQLATRDGDKGVDFVIHAPLQHMTKADIAAEAARLGMDAGMSWSCYDPTPEGLHCGLCDSCRLRRKGFADAGLADPTRYAVEA
- the hslO gene encoding Hsp33 family molecular chaperone HslO — encoded protein: MSETRETWFDEPLIFTIAERHVRGRFVRLGPVLNRIMAAHSYPPVMEKLLAEALVLTVLLGSTLKDDESQMTLQAQTGGGPVDLLVCDYRAGELRGYLKFDVERLAEVGPDPTLFGLFGEGFLAITFDQAVSGERWQGIVPLEGSSIADAAEHYFEQSEQIPSLVRLCARHDAELGCVAGGLLLQHLPDGEVGRDRIEARADHPEWDHARTIAATLKDEELTDAAASLETLAWRLFHEEEVRVEPGVAVSRGCRCNIDHYARVLAQFPEAERQEMADEEGIIQVDCAFCSRLFPVPLAEIATRH